The sequence ATACAAAAGAGCACTTATTTCTGTTGATAATGCGGGTGCTGATGTGGTCCTTGGAATGCTTCCTTTAGCACGAGAATTTCTACGCCGTGGAGTTGAGGTATAAATTGAGAGTATGAAAATAAGAACACGTTTTGCTAGGTTTGCCCCACATTATAGTTTGAATTAAAAAGAACAAATGTCCTGCTGTTTGAAGAGATTGAATCATGGGCCGGGGACAAGCAGTATATTGCATGCTATAGTGTGTAATTTGCATGCTATAGTGTTGTCCTTAATGGAAAATATAGACTGAATGCCAGATCTGGAAATTTTATTTATTTGCATCACCCAGACTGAAAGACTGAATGCCGGAACTGATAGAAAGATGACTTTCGCAGTTTCAGCAACGTTGTGAAATAACCATTCAATGATTACTCTTTCAACTGCTACTCAGACACTCAGCATAAGCTGGTAACCAAATACTGATTCTGCAGGTAGTTCTGGTTGCAAATTCGTTGCCGGCTTTGAACGATATTACGGCTAATGAACTTCCAGAAATTGTAGCTGAAGCTGCAAAGGTACAAAGTGAACGGAAATTTTGTTCTCCTTGGCCATCCTAGCTGTTTTACCTACTGATGCATCTGGCTTCTGCTTTATTGGTTGTTACGTGTTGCAGCACTGTGGTATCCTTCGGAAAGCTGCAGAAGCGGGCGGACTGATAGTCGATGCTATGGCTGGCATCCAAGGTGATGCCAAGGATGAACCGGCGTCGGTGCCCCTAATGGTCGTGGAGAATGGATGTGGCAGTCCATGTATTGATTTCCGGCAGGTTAGCTCGGAGCTTGCAGCTGCCGCCAAGGATGCTGATCTGGTAAGAAGGCTGTATGTGGTAGCTCTTTGAGCGAATGTATTTCCTTGTGTGCAATAATCAGCTGGAGAGTTGTTTGATCTGTTCGTTTTGGCTGTGAATGTTATGCAGTTGATCTTAGAGGGCATGGGGCGGTCACTGCACACCAACCTGAATGCCCGTTTCAAGTGCGACGCCCTGAAGGTACTTCTTTTCTACAGTGCTGATTTGTTTGATGTATGATGATAAACTTGATCCTGGCCTTGTGCTCATACTAACTGGCAGTATAACTTGACTCTAGTGCTACTATTCAAGTGAACCGTCTTTGCACTGCGCTCTGCTGGAGATTTATATCCAGTCTGTCAATATCGTCGAGCTAACAAGATCATTGTGCCAAAGTTTTATACAGTGTACTCAATCCTGAGCTTACCAAACTGACTATGTGTGCAGCTTGCGATGGTGAAGAACCAGAGGTTGGCAGAGAAGCTTTTCAACGGAAACATATACGACTGCATCTGTAAATTTGAACCTGTTTCGTGATGGTCCAGAAGACCCACGGAGAAATTGCTATAGATGGTGTTGTGTTGTAGTACTCAAGAACCATGAAACCATTGTGATTCTAGCAGCAGCACCAAAGGTTTAGACAGTGTTATGTTGTACTCGGTGACCATGAAAACTCTTGTGCTTGCACATGGCATATAAGCTAAAAAAAAGGATTTATACTGCAAGAACTGAAGATTTGTTTCTACTCACGCTGGACCAAATACTCTTCACAGTCAAAAATAGTTTCCACCGCAACAACAAAGCCTTTCATGCACattgtccatggctagttctttggtgatatacCAGTCCTTCAAATATCATTTTTTAGGGACTCCCCTtatgtcaagtttggtctacctCGACTTCTCTTGTCATTATTAGCATGCTTTAGCTGTCTGAGTGTGCTATGCACTGGAACTTCTGAAGGCATGTGTTGTATATGTCTAAACCATCTCAGATGATGTTGGATAAGCTTTtcttcaatcggtgctaccccaaATCTATcatgtatatcatcattccggatcCATCATAATATGTGCATCTCTGTCACACGTAACTATTGAACATGTCGTCTTTTAGTCGGCCGACGCTCCGTGCCATACAACACGAATCGTCGTCCTATATAACCTTCCTTTTAGTTTTTGGGGCACTATCTTGTCACAAAGGATGCCAGAATGTTGCGTCACTTCATCCATTCGGTTTTGATTCGATGCCtcacatcttcatcgatatcaTCACTtttctgcagcattgaccccaaatttTGAAATATATTCTTCTGGGGTAGTACCCGCCCCTGGGTTTTATCTCCATGAGAGCGGTCGAGTTTTGACGTTGGCTTGGTTTGTCAAACCTATCACAACCCTTGGCTTGGATGGGCTATATTGAGACAACATAGCTTGGATGGGCTATATTGAGACAAACATAGGTGGAGTTAGTCAAATAGTGTCATCTGAACAATTTCCCTAAGACGGTGCTGTGCCAGCCAGGGTGTTGCAACATACTCCTTACTATAGTTTGAGAGAATAACATTTTTCAGAATGAACAGTGAGGATTCAGTGTAAGTTTCTTCAGCCTTGTGAGATCATGATGTCTGTCTACTTATCGGCAATGCCCAGATCGACAGGAGAATGCTTATGAAATCATGAAGTGCAAGTCGCAGCAATTAACATAACGGGAGATACATGGACAGATCACGCCccgtcaaaaataaaataaaatacatggacAGATCACGCTAGCATATCAGCCAGTTGATCCACAGATCAACAGCGTGCCGATCATCTCCATACAAGCAGCTCTACTAGTACTAGGCAAAGTTGATGTTGTAGGCCTTGGCGCCGTCGGCCCTGAAGATGCCGAAATGGCGCTCGAACTCGGCGCCGGTCTTGCCGTCCTCGTCGTAGAGGTCGAACAGGAACACCTCCACGGGCGCCCCGGGCCGGCGCGGCGTGCCCACGCCCCGCGCCGCCCGCTCCGCCATCCTCCCGTTGTACGCCGCCGCGTTCTCCGGCGTCGCGGCCGGGTGCCCCGCGGTGGGCCACCCGGTCTCGGTCACCGCCACCGGCACGCCGGCGAAGCCCTCCCgctcgagcgccgccaccaccgcgtCCACCGTCGCGTCGAACAGGCCCGAGTACGCCAGCGCGCCGTCGCGCACCACGGGCTCGTCGGAGGCGCCGAGCGCGTAGGCGAGCGGCACGTTGGCCGGGTCGCCCACGTGGCTGATGAACGGGTAGGCGTTGAGCATGAATGGCGCGCCGGTGTCGGCCATGAGCCGCAGCATGGGCCGGAGCACGTCCATCTGGGCGGCGTCGAAGGCGCCCGCCGAGGGCGGGTAGGAGGACGCGAGCACCGACGAGGCGTGCGCGGAGGAGACCTTGACGGCGCCGTCGAGCCCCAGGGAGGCCAGCGCGGCGTGCAGGTTCCGCATGGCCGGCACCAGGTGCGGCGCGTAGAACTGGTTGTTGTAGAGCACCTCGTTGCCGACGGCGAGGTAGCGGAGCCGGCCGGCGACGGGGCCGCTGGCGAGGCCGTTCGTGCGGAGCCACTGCAGCGCGCCCTCGGGCCCGGCGGCGGAGAGGAAGGTGAGGTTCTCGTTGGGCACGCCGACCGTGAGGTCGATGCCGGCCGCGGCGAAGGCCGGGAGCACGGCCGGGTCGGGGAGGAAGAGCCGCGCCTTGGTGATCCCGTTACTCCTCAGCAGCGCCGCGGCCGCCTCAGGGGCCGGCAGGTTGCCGCCCACGCGGCCGTGGCACACCCCGATCTTGCCCGGATCGGCGCCGGCCACCGCGGCGAGCAGCGCGGCCAGGGTGGCGAGGAGGACGTAGCCGAAACGCAGCGTGGCCATTGTACGTTACGATTCGGCGGTGTTGATCTCGTGATGTTTGTATGTGGAGTGTTGGGCTCTTCCCTCGTCGTCGTCGGTTATATAGAGCCTGTGTTGTGGCAGGAGGGGGTCACGTACATACTGTACGTTGGTGCAGACCTGACCTTGGTGGGGACGTTGGCGGGAATCTAATCTGAGTTGCTTTTGACGGTTGCCTTGCCGGGGCGGTCCGATTGATAGATAGGACGGGTAGCCGTTAGAGCATATTATAGCCGTTGGCTTTTGAATGGCGATCGAGCTGCACATCAAATGATCTGGTGCTGTGCTGTCCTGGCCTGGAGGTCCATGTGGCACTGGTTATGGCTTGTAATAGACTTGACAAGTTGGTGCTACCAGGTTTTTGCCCCAGGACATCCGTTTCGGATGTGGTGAGTTTTCTGGTAGTGCTTGAACTCGCTCTATCCTCTTTCCCTCCTTCTGTAAACTTGAACTGGTTTGTATTTCCATTCTCTTGCAATGGAAAGGGGTAAAGCCAGGTTAAAAAAAAAGGTCCATGTGGCACCCCGCCGGTGTTGCTGGGGCTGCCACTATTGCAGCAAAAGACCGCCATCAGTGAGTGAGGATAGAGGAGGAGAACTAGAATGAAGCCCGTCCATCCTCCTTTGCTTTGCCACTCCCCCAGCCTGTATCGTACAGGGCGACACAGGACTCaccagtttgaagaagcaaaatACTAGTACTGCGCAGTAGTTGGGAGCACCGATCGGTTGACGCAAAGGTTAGTTTGGGTTAGCTGAGTATTAGCGGATGAACTCGTCTCCGTCTCGTCTCCCTTGCGTGTTTGTGCCGGATTTTTGTGCGGCGGTGCCGGTGCCTCGACACGGTCACGTTCGCCGGCGAGGGCCGCGGGTGGAACTCCTCGACGACGAGGGAGTAGTGGTGGACGCATGCAGTGGAGTAGGCGCTGCGGCGTGGCGGGTGGGCCAGGAGGTGGTGTTCCCGTGCCACGTCGCAGAAATTGCGGCGGCTGACCGGTGGGGTGCGGCGGGGGTGGATTTCGAGGTGAGTAATGGCGAGCGGGGGGCCGGGGGGAGGGTTATTAGACCGACGCCTCGGCTCTCTCCCTCCCCACACCTCACAAATCTCGCCCGCGAGAGCCACTGCCCTGCGCCGCCGCGACAGCTAGGGTTCGATGACGACGAGGGAGCAGCAGATGTGGGCGCTGTCCGACAGCGACGAGATCCTGATGGGGCGGCTCAAGGAGATCGATCGGTGGTTCCCGACGGCGAAGTCGCTCAATCACTCGTCGGAGGTTTGTGCGAGACAAGCTGAGTGCGGAGGAGATCCTCAGATGCTTCCCCAACTACGACCGCCAGCCGGCGATGGGGGTGCTCCTGTGGGCGATGCTCGAGGCGGAGTCGCTGGTCCCGGAGCAGAGGGAGAAGTGGAAGGTGTTTCGCTCCTTCCGCTTCCGCCTGATCCAACCgtgggcgccgccgccggcgcaaCACCCGCCGCAGGAGGTGGTGATGGGGATTCCTGCCCCTGGATCCAGGTGGCTGCCAATCCAgatcgaggaggaagaggagctcgaggagatggaggaggaagCGACGGTGCCGCCGCGACGGAGTGCCAGGACGACCCCAACCCCAACCTCACTTCCCCGCCGCTCCCCGCGGTTCCAGAGGCGTTTGCCTCGCCTCCTTGCTCTCTCCCGCCGCTAGTAGGGTGCTCGCCGGCTGGCAACCGCTTCTGGTTGCTGGTCGGTGAGGACTccgaggaagagggggaaggggaggcCCTCATCTCTGATTCAGGTATGAGGAACGCTGCTAATTACTTAGTATCTACTACTCCAATTGAAGTAGATGATGCTAGTTATGGTAATCTGGTTGGGAGATTTAAGCATAACAACAGAAAtagttccccgcaaaaaaaaaaaacagaaatagaatTAGAAGGGGGTCGAAATCTCAAGGAGAGAAGGGCTTCGATTTGATTTCTTATGCAGACAAATGTTCAGAACATGGTGGGTTTGGGGATAGAGGTAATAATGGTAAGCTGAGCAATATGACTCAGGGGATTGGGATAGATGCCAAAATTGTTCAAAAGCATATGAAAAAGGACAATGTTCATCCCATAATCCCTGTATTTGGGGAAGAGGATGTAGATTTTGGGGAAATTGTGTTACAAACTACCCCAATTGCAAGATACTTAGATGTGAAAGGGGGAAGGTTGGAGGATTTTTGTGAGGAAAAAAATGTGAGACCCCTGATAATTTTTGGGGGCTCAGTTGGGAGAGATTTAAACATGGATTCGGAAGTGGGCCTACGGTGGTGGAGGCCTGGTGAGATGGAGCCCGACCCAACCCaacaaaaggaaggaggcgtggaGAATATAAAAGAGGGAGTGCAGGGGGTTGGGAAGCAACCTTTAGggttcccctctctccccccctcgCCGCCACAAGAAGAAACCATGTCAGGAAATTTTGGTAGAGGGTTTGGAGCTCAGAGATTCAACAGAGGAGGAGGAAATGGAAACTTAGGAGGAAGATTCAACAATGCTGAGAAAGGAGAGAGATGGAATGGAGGGAGGCATGCCTTCCCAGGGAGATCTGGGGCTTTTGGAAGAGGGGGGAACCGCTTTGGTCCTGTGAAGGATATGGGAAGGGATTCAGAGGAGGAAGACCCTAGATCTGAGAGGAACGAAGAGAATTTGGTGTGGCAAGCTAAGGCAGGGAAAAAagatgaaggggggggggggagaccccAGGGATGGCCAGTGGTGATGCAGAAGGTGCTGTGATGGAAAAAGAGAGAAGCAACAATCAGGTATCTCAGTCagatcagcagcagcaacaactacTGTTAACTTCGCTGCTCTCTCAGTTGGTTCAGGGGATGCAAAACAGTGAGAAGACCCAGATGGAAGGGATGGTTGGAAATCGAATTAGTAATATACTTGGGAAAGAAAGTCACAGGAAAGAGGGAGGAGACACTGATGGGCAACAAAGAGGTAACAAGATGGTTGAACAGGGGGTTGGATTGGAAATGAAGAAGCAAGGAGGTAAAAGTGGTTGGCAGCAAGGGTATGAGGAGAACAAGAGAAATTTTGACAGGTTTAACAAGCAGGTGTGTGGTAAGTGTAAAGACCCCAGGCACACCACCAAGGATTGCAGGGTGGGGCATTGCTTGATC comes from Triticum aestivum cultivar Chinese Spring chromosome 5B, IWGSC CS RefSeq v2.1, whole genome shotgun sequence and encodes:
- the LOC123116646 gene encoding glucan endo-1,3-beta-glucosidase; amino-acid sequence: MATLRFGYVLLATLAALLAAVAGADPGKIGVCHGRVGGNLPAPEAAAALLRSNGITKARLFLPDPAVLPAFAAAGIDLTVGVPNENLTFLSAAGPEGALQWLRTNGLASGPVAGRLRYLAVGNEVLYNNQFYAPHLVPAMRNLHAALASLGLDGAVKVSSAHASSVLASSYPPSAGAFDAAQMDVLRPMLRLMADTGAPFMLNAYPFISHVGDPANVPLAYALGASDEPVVRDGALAYSGLFDATVDAVVAALEREGFAGVPVAVTETGWPTAGHPAATPENAAAYNGRMAERAARGVGTPRRPGAPVEVFLFDLYDEDGKTGAEFERHFGIFRADGAKAYNINFA